The proteins below come from a single Gimesia alba genomic window:
- a CDS encoding DUF817 domain-containing protein, with the protein MFGIKQASACIFGGFLLAMMILTRFWYPFDFLYRYDFLFLAAVAFQIFLLCFRLESPREAVVILIFHFVATVMELFKTSDGIRSWQYPEPFVIGIGNVPLFAGFMYSAVGSYIARVWRIFDFRYSSYPPMWSTVVLVTLIYVNFFSHHFVTDIRWLLIFASLLMFGKIQIYFKMNQVHRHMPLVVGWLLVALFIWFAENLATYANVWIYPEQTDHWQMVPPSKLVAWYLLMMLSFVLVSLVNRPMIYNEPTPHNEK; encoded by the coding sequence TTGTTTGGAATCAAACAGGCGTCGGCCTGCATCTTTGGCGGCTTTCTGCTGGCGATGATGATCCTCACACGATTCTGGTATCCGTTTGACTTTTTATATCGTTACGATTTTCTGTTTCTGGCGGCTGTCGCGTTTCAGATTTTTCTGTTGTGCTTTCGTCTCGAATCGCCGCGGGAAGCAGTCGTCATTCTCATTTTCCATTTCGTGGCGACGGTGATGGAACTGTTTAAGACGTCCGACGGCATTCGCTCGTGGCAGTACCCGGAGCCGTTTGTGATCGGCATTGGCAACGTGCCTCTCTTTGCCGGATTCATGTATAGTGCGGTAGGAAGTTATATCGCACGCGTCTGGCGGATTTTCGACTTTCGCTATTCCAGCTATCCACCCATGTGGAGCACTGTCGTGCTGGTGACGCTGATCTACGTCAATTTTTTTTCACATCACTTTGTGACGGACATTCGCTGGCTGCTGATTTTCGCCAGCCTGTTGATGTTTGGTAAAATCCAGATCTATTTCAAAATGAACCAGGTCCACCGACATATGCCACTAGTTGTAGGCTGGCTGCTGGTCGCACTGTTTATCTGGTTCGCCGAAAACCTGGCCACGTATGCCAATGTCTGGATCTATCCCGAACAGACAGATCACTGGCAAATGGTGCCGCCCTCCAAACTCGTGGCCTGGTATCTGTTAATGATGCTGAGTTTCGTGCTGGTTTCTTTAGTCAACCGGCCTATGATCTATAATGAGCCGACACCCCACAATGAAAAATAA
- a CDS encoding DUF6268 family outer membrane beta-barrel protein, translating into MFSLRLCLMFSLIGYALGIQQPLHAQTETPAIGVPSKQLETVLAGFLPTDRSLRVEDGLPLDGVVPPVEEPFAANLDEPPSLEQPLDLKSLMKPRIDSSAEWEPKVNGVGISSYDLSIKIPVYPIFGPPPPFINLGYSFTQIDAPEALDLPHSLNEFSFGMSWMRRINEKWMSRYTLNGAFASDMNNTSSTAWQIRGGMFAMYQPNETWNFAFGALATGQNDVPVLPVLGAIWQPRPSLKVDLMLPSPRISLLLSATEQRQHWAYVGGGFSGGTWAYRRANGVGERLNYREWRFVLGWESTPPKKPGTFRPSGTRVNVEIGYVFGRKFEFDNNAPDVKIDNTLLLRSGIRF; encoded by the coding sequence ATGTTCTCGCTACGTCTCTGTTTAATGTTCTCTTTGATCGGATACGCTCTCGGTATTCAGCAGCCCCTGCATGCGCAGACTGAAACGCCGGCCATCGGTGTCCCATCAAAACAGCTGGAAACAGTTTTGGCAGGCTTCTTACCAACCGACCGCAGCTTACGTGTGGAAGATGGCCTCCCACTGGATGGCGTCGTTCCACCAGTAGAAGAACCATTCGCAGCTAATCTTGATGAACCGCCTTCTTTAGAACAACCGCTTGACCTGAAATCACTCATGAAGCCCAGGATTGACAGCTCGGCCGAATGGGAACCGAAGGTGAATGGGGTGGGAATCAGTTCTTATGACTTATCAATCAAAATACCGGTCTACCCGATTTTCGGGCCTCCGCCTCCGTTCATTAACCTGGGTTATTCATTCACGCAGATCGACGCCCCCGAGGCTCTGGATTTACCTCACAGCCTGAATGAATTTTCGTTTGGTATGTCATGGATGCGCCGGATCAATGAAAAATGGATGTCCCGCTATACGCTCAATGGTGCATTCGCGTCGGACATGAATAATACCAGCAGTACTGCCTGGCAGATTCGAGGCGGCATGTTTGCCATGTATCAACCTAATGAAACCTGGAACTTTGCCTTCGGGGCGCTTGCCACCGGCCAAAATGATGTTCCGGTTCTGCCGGTCCTGGGGGCGATCTGGCAGCCAAGACCTTCACTCAAGGTCGATTTAATGCTTCCCAGCCCAAGAATCTCTCTGCTCTTGTCGGCGACAGAACAGCGCCAGCATTGGGCCTATGTCGGTGGCGGCTTTTCAGGAGGCACCTGGGCCTACCGGCGCGCCAACGGAGTGGGAGAACGCCTCAACTACCGCGAGTGGAGATTCGTTTTGGGATGGGAATCCACTCCTCCAAAAAAGCCGGGAACCTTTCGTCCCAGTGGCACGAGGGTGAATGTAGAAATCGGCTACGTCTTCGGCCGAAAGTTTGAATTTGACAACAACGCGCCTGACGTCAAAATTGATAACACACTCTTACTGCGATCAGGAATCCGTTTTTAG
- a CDS encoding glycine cleavage system protein H — MPDDLVFMMGNFEARIPQDRVYSKSHLWLMPVADRWRVGFTAYSVRLLQDVYFLDWFIDPFTHVQEKQKIGEIESSKALSDLYTPAAGQILEFNEELLNDPSAINQADNYTKGWLFEMENEAQWLTPTEYLQVLEDGWEQTQRMIKGQLN; from the coding sequence ATGCCTGACGATCTTGTCTTTATGATGGGGAATTTCGAGGCCCGAATTCCTCAAGACCGTGTTTATAGTAAATCACACCTGTGGTTGATGCCGGTGGCAGACCGTTGGCGCGTGGGTTTTACTGCCTACTCCGTACGTTTATTACAAGATGTCTATTTTCTGGATTGGTTTATTGATCCATTTACCCATGTTCAGGAAAAACAGAAGATCGGTGAAATTGAGAGCTCCAAAGCGTTATCCGATCTCTATACACCGGCTGCGGGACAGATTCTGGAATTCAATGAAGAGCTGTTAAACGATCCTTCTGCTATCAATCAGGCAGATAATTATACCAAGGGTTGGTTATTTGAGATGGAGAACGAGGCGCAGTGGTTGACGCCAACAGAGTATCTGCAAGTATTAGAGGATGGCTGGGAACAGACCCAGCGAATGATCAAAGGGCAACTCAACTAA
- a CDS encoding golvesin C-terminal-like domain-containing protein produces the protein MDRITSILIILVMLLVSVRSASTTEPTAKLKPHPDAVANTHAPGEVDKPELVPFIVADPAKMQGIVVDETQAKLIGTWQYSTHTPPYVGLGYLHDQKKGKGEKAVIFTPELPKAGRYEVRLAHCYNIRRSTNTPVTIHHADGEKTIRINQQKIPEHQKLFRTLGVFRFHKGKSGWVKISNAGTDGKYVIADAVQFLYRGN, from the coding sequence ATGGACCGTATTACTTCCATCTTAATCATTCTGGTGATGTTGTTGGTCTCCGTGAGATCTGCGTCGACGACAGAGCCAACAGCAAAGCTTAAGCCGCATCCCGATGCTGTCGCGAATACCCATGCTCCCGGCGAAGTTGACAAACCGGAACTGGTCCCCTTCATCGTCGCGGACCCGGCAAAGATGCAGGGTATTGTTGTTGACGAGACCCAGGCAAAGCTGATCGGCACGTGGCAATATTCCACGCATACGCCCCCTTACGTTGGTCTCGGTTATCTGCACGATCAGAAAAAGGGAAAAGGTGAGAAAGCGGTCATCTTTACGCCAGAGCTCCCCAAAGCAGGTCGTTACGAAGTCCGGCTCGCACACTGTTACAACATTCGCAGATCCACCAATACGCCAGTCACGATTCATCATGCCGACGGCGAAAAAACGATTCGCATCAATCAGCAGAAGATTCCCGAACATCAGAAACTGTTCCGCACGCTGGGCGTGTTTCGTTTCCATAAGGGAAAGTCGGGCTGGGTCAAAATCTCCAACGCAGGTACCGACGGTAAATATGTGATCGCGGACGCGGTGCAGTTTTTGTATCGAGGCAATTAA
- a CDS encoding prenyltransferase/squalene oxidase repeat-containing protein, producing MSETISCQRVREGYQRAREELLSARTNAGYWEGELSTSALSTATAVMALEMIRRHRPDDDHSLDSYIKQGIDWLATHQNEDGGWGDTVKSFSNISTSMLCHAVFHATKNSINYASVIVNARQYIDRIGGVEAVIARYGKDKTFSVPILTHCALAGLVDWKTIPALPFELSCLPARFYKTVRLPVVSYALPALIAIGQVRHHFCKPKNPVARVIRNLSIQKSLKKLISIQPSNGGFLEAAPLTSFVTMSLAGMGLVDHPVVKKGLQFLLDSARPDGSWPIDTNLATWTTTLSVNAIEGTLSEFEKAPIRDWLLNQQYKELHPYTSAEPGGWAWTDLPGGVPDADDTPGAILALLNLRSEESGTELSTEVRTALRNGVKWLLDLQNSNGGWPTFCRGWGTLPFDQSAADISAHAIRAIQAWLETDSLPEENALRTRAAHAITHSFRYLASVQRADGSWLPLWFGNQHIHDDENPVYGTARVLAAYATADRRNSSQALQAIDFLKSVQNPDGGWGGDATAPSSVEETALAIDTLLLIGVERNSPTIVQGLNWLLERVENGSFTESTPIGFYFAKLWYFEQLYPIIFSVSALHRAETDLKKCADGNLRLSLEEEDYRIMNAQEK from the coding sequence ATGAGTGAAACAATCTCCTGCCAGAGAGTTCGAGAAGGTTACCAGCGGGCACGTGAGGAATTGCTTTCCGCACGGACGAACGCCGGCTACTGGGAAGGAGAACTTTCCACCTCGGCTCTTTCTACCGCGACCGCGGTGATGGCACTCGAGATGATTCGCCGTCATCGCCCTGACGACGATCATTCACTCGATTCCTATATCAAACAGGGCATCGACTGGCTCGCCACGCATCAGAACGAAGATGGCGGCTGGGGTGACACCGTCAAAAGTTTCAGCAACATTTCCACCAGCATGCTCTGCCACGCTGTCTTTCATGCCACGAAAAACTCGATCAATTATGCCTCCGTGATTGTGAATGCCCGGCAGTATATTGATCGGATTGGTGGCGTCGAAGCGGTCATCGCCCGCTATGGAAAAGATAAAACATTTTCCGTGCCGATCCTCACACATTGTGCATTGGCCGGACTCGTTGACTGGAAGACGATTCCCGCCCTGCCCTTCGAACTTTCCTGCCTGCCCGCCCGGTTTTATAAAACGGTACGGCTGCCGGTCGTCAGTTATGCACTGCCCGCGTTGATTGCCATCGGTCAGGTCAGACACCATTTCTGCAAACCGAAAAATCCGGTCGCACGTGTCATTCGCAATCTGTCGATCCAGAAGAGTCTCAAGAAGCTGATTTCAATCCAACCCTCGAACGGCGGATTCCTCGAAGCGGCCCCCCTGACCAGTTTCGTCACGATGAGTCTCGCAGGCATGGGTCTCGTTGATCATCCGGTCGTGAAAAAGGGGCTGCAGTTTCTACTCGACTCGGCCCGTCCCGACGGCAGCTGGCCCATCGATACGAACTTAGCGACATGGACGACGACACTCTCCGTCAACGCCATCGAAGGAACCCTGTCCGAATTTGAAAAAGCCCCCATTCGCGACTGGTTACTGAATCAACAATACAAAGAACTGCATCCCTACACCTCGGCAGAACCGGGAGGCTGGGCCTGGACCGATCTGCCCGGCGGCGTTCCCGACGCCGATGATACCCCCGGCGCGATTCTGGCGCTGTTAAATCTGCGATCAGAAGAATCCGGCACCGAACTCTCAACCGAAGTACGGACTGCCCTGCGCAACGGCGTGAAGTGGTTACTCGATCTGCAAAACAGCAACGGCGGCTGGCCCACGTTCTGTCGCGGTTGGGGCACGCTCCCCTTCGACCAAAGTGCCGCTGACATTTCGGCACATGCAATTCGTGCCATCCAGGCCTGGCTCGAAACGGACTCACTCCCGGAAGAAAACGCACTGCGAACACGAGCCGCGCACGCCATCACTCATTCATTCCGTTATCTCGCTTCAGTACAACGGGCCGATGGTTCGTGGCTGCCGCTCTGGTTTGGCAATCAGCACATTCACGACGACGAAAATCCCGTGTATGGCACGGCTCGCGTGTTAGCCGCTTATGCGACGGCCGACCGGCGGAATTCCTCACAAGCGTTACAGGCGATTGATTTTCTGAAATCGGTACAGAATCCCGATGGTGGCTGGGGGGGCGATGCCACAGCTCCGTCCAGTGTCGAAGAAACGGCTCTGGCCATTGATACTTTACTTTTGATCGGCGTCGAACGGAACAGTCCCACGATTGTTCAGGGGCTCAACTGGCTGCTGGAACGGGTGGAAAACGGCTCGTTCACCGAATCCACGCCGATCGGCTTCTACTTTGCCAAGCTGTGGTATTTCGAACAACTTTATCCAATTATCTTTTCTGTTTCAGCTTTGCATCGGGCAGAAACGGATTTGAAAAAATGTGCGGATGGCAATTTAAGATTGTCGCTTGAGGAAGAGGATTACCGTATAATGAACGCTCAGGAAAAATAA
- a CDS encoding polyprenyl synthetase family protein, which translates to MSIAPLDQESSEDQTAAGSAKSAADSSAEKKPVKRKRQSTSHLKAVPETLALREEMKAEAEKFVEFLDCSNPFTKTTLEKWSRELLDQMNQPEKFLGFMMVLIGNFFWKRQFLAIPFERRLLLLPHCLKHAEGCPAEYDEFGLDCEKCGACSIADYKVRAEKLGYKVLVAEGSPVVLKIIVGGYVDGILGVACLNVLEKSIDKVLIAGVPSYAVPLHSGDCKNTKMDEPWIWEVLEEYRPLEEPLTRSYLPTMRAANSLFEDNFDEILPPLRTKTEAAAQTPLGKTEAIAYDWLKHGGKRFRPFITLAAYDALMKAQQSSTDSKEESQTYPLGVQKAAMAIEVFHKASLIHDDIEDDDQYRYGRETLHRQHGTGMAINLGDYLIGIGYRLLNEARADIGAEAAADLVERMAAAHLKLCEGQGAEMAWQESETFELAPIDALQIYALKTSPAFEAALYAGIRMTGSVGQYEELISSFSRHIGVGFQILNDLKDWNGDDNNKLITGQDALAMRPTLLLALALQTADEQQTADLKDILQGNPSDGMRIGRLRKIYQDCDVFTKAEALVDKSRARAEELAESVDNEDFKQLLKFFCETVLAEETPEAKPEPKVLMPQPIS; encoded by the coding sequence GTGTCCATTGCGCCTTTAGATCAGGAAAGCTCTGAAGATCAAACTGCCGCCGGCTCAGCGAAGTCAGCAGCAGACTCTTCGGCAGAAAAGAAACCGGTCAAAAGAAAACGTCAGAGCACCAGTCACCTCAAAGCGGTTCCTGAGACGCTTGCGCTGCGCGAAGAGATGAAGGCCGAAGCGGAAAAGTTCGTGGAGTTCCTGGACTGTTCCAATCCGTTTACCAAAACCACATTGGAAAAATGGTCGCGCGAACTACTGGACCAGATGAACCAGCCCGAGAAATTTCTGGGCTTCATGATGGTGCTGATCGGCAACTTCTTCTGGAAGCGGCAGTTCCTGGCGATCCCCTTTGAGCGACGTTTGTTACTCCTGCCGCACTGTCTGAAACATGCCGAAGGCTGTCCTGCGGAATACGACGAGTTTGGACTGGACTGTGAAAAGTGCGGCGCCTGCTCGATTGCGGACTACAAAGTCAGAGCCGAAAAGCTGGGCTACAAAGTCCTCGTGGCCGAAGGTTCGCCGGTCGTGCTCAAAATTATCGTCGGCGGTTACGTCGATGGAATTCTGGGAGTGGCCTGCCTGAACGTCCTGGAAAAATCGATTGATAAAGTCCTGATTGCCGGCGTGCCCTCCTACGCGGTGCCCCTGCATTCCGGTGACTGCAAAAATACAAAGATGGATGAGCCCTGGATCTGGGAAGTACTCGAAGAGTACCGTCCGCTGGAAGAGCCGCTGACCCGCAGTTATCTGCCGACCATGCGTGCCGCCAATTCTCTGTTCGAAGACAACTTCGACGAGATCCTGCCCCCCTTAAGAACCAAAACAGAAGCCGCCGCCCAAACACCTCTCGGCAAAACCGAGGCCATCGCTTACGACTGGCTGAAGCATGGCGGAAAGCGTTTCCGTCCCTTCATCACACTGGCCGCCTACGACGCGTTGATGAAAGCACAGCAATCGTCAACCGATTCAAAAGAAGAAAGCCAGACCTATCCGCTGGGCGTACAGAAAGCCGCGATGGCCATTGAAGTCTTCCACAAAGCGTCATTGATTCACGATGACATTGAAGACGACGATCAATACCGCTACGGTCGCGAAACCCTGCACCGCCAGCATGGCACCGGCATGGCCATTAACCTGGGTGACTATCTGATCGGCATCGGCTATCGCCTGCTGAACGAAGCCCGTGCCGACATCGGTGCGGAAGCCGCCGCCGATTTAGTCGAACGCATGGCCGCCGCCCATCTGAAACTCTGCGAAGGACAGGGCGCCGAAATGGCGTGGCAGGAAAGCGAAACGTTCGAACTGGCTCCGATTGACGCGTTACAGATTTACGCATTGAAAACGTCCCCCGCCTTCGAAGCCGCCTTGTACGCCGGCATTCGCATGACGGGTTCGGTCGGGCAGTATGAAGAACTGATCTCATCCTTCTCGCGACATATTGGCGTTGGGTTCCAGATTCTAAACGACCTCAAAGACTGGAACGGCGACGACAATAACAAACTAATTACCGGTCAGGATGCCCTTGCGATGCGGCCCACGTTACTGCTGGCACTCGCACTGCAGACGGCAGACGAGCAGCAGACTGCCGACCTCAAAGACATTCTGCAAGGCAATCCGTCCGATGGCATGCGAATCGGCCGCTTACGTAAAATCTATCAGGACTGCGACGTGTTCACAAAAGCCGAAGCACTGGTCGATAAATCACGGGCCCGGGCTGAAGAACTGGCCGAAAGCGTGGACAACGAAGACTTCAAACAACTGTTGAAGTTCTTCTGCGAAACCGTCCTGGCAGAAGAAACCCCGGAAGCAAAACCAGAACCCAAAGTCCTGATGCCACAACCGATTTCCTGA
- a CDS encoding ATP-binding protein yields MADKKLTVVISQAQGKNPAKRELEESLAAALLMEPDVEVSLVPHLYDLSADHTGTMFLQAIRGDLVVLSWLYPRASHWVLDRQNIRGQEGLVLLKEEIDEEEQAAEESNSVPYDNPERNKTIPNRNIYSIDLRVSSNPDDYLTEIKRIAKDTQVQTVQLGNMIQESPKPAQIEKYLNPLEIINAQKNNGSANDASQMEPTKRRWYPVIDYGLCTNCMECIDFCLFGVYGVDQGGQILVEEQDSCKKGCPACSRVCPENAIIFPGHKTPGIAGANGEVAGLKIDLSKLFGAPDALEMAARERDAELVADGREALGVGVGVPVRSKVSQSTSDELDDLIDSLDAMDL; encoded by the coding sequence ATGGCGGATAAAAAATTGACAGTGGTGATCTCGCAGGCGCAGGGGAAAAATCCTGCCAAGCGCGAGCTGGAAGAATCACTGGCAGCGGCACTTCTGATGGAACCGGATGTGGAAGTCTCGCTGGTGCCTCACCTTTATGATCTCTCGGCAGACCACACGGGAACCATGTTCCTGCAGGCGATTCGCGGCGATCTGGTCGTGTTGTCCTGGCTGTACCCCCGCGCGAGTCACTGGGTCCTCGACCGGCAGAACATTCGTGGTCAGGAAGGACTGGTTCTGCTCAAAGAAGAGATCGACGAAGAGGAACAGGCCGCTGAGGAAAGCAACTCGGTTCCCTACGACAACCCCGAGCGCAACAAGACGATTCCGAATCGAAATATTTACTCGATCGATTTACGCGTCAGTTCGAATCCCGATGATTACCTGACCGAAATCAAACGCATCGCCAAAGATACGCAGGTGCAGACGGTCCAACTGGGTAATATGATTCAGGAAAGCCCTAAGCCGGCGCAGATCGAAAAGTATCTGAATCCGCTGGAGATCATCAACGCACAGAAAAACAATGGCAGTGCCAACGACGCCAGCCAGATGGAACCAACCAAACGCCGCTGGTACCCGGTCATTGACTACGGTCTGTGTACGAATTGCATGGAGTGCATCGACTTCTGTCTGTTCGGCGTGTACGGCGTCGATCAGGGAGGACAGATTCTGGTCGAAGAACAGGACAGCTGCAAAAAAGGATGTCCCGCCTGCAGTCGGGTCTGTCCGGAAAATGCGATTATCTTTCCCGGTCATAAAACGCCGGGCATTGCCGGCGCCAATGGAGAAGTGGCCGGCTTGAAAATTGATCTCTCCAAACTGTTCGGTGCCCCTGATGCACTGGAAATGGCGGCCCGGGAACGAGACGCCGAACTCGTCGCCGACGGACGTGAGGCTTTAGGTGTCGGCGTGGGAGTTCCTGTTCGCTCGAAAGTTTCTCAATCAACAAGTGATGAGCTGGACGATCTGATCGACAGCCTGGATGCCATGGATTTATAG